In the genome of Streptomyces sp. NBC_00190, one region contains:
- a CDS encoding MFS transporter produces the protein MLRLASASLAGTAIEFYDFFVYGTAAALVLGPLFFPSFSPLAGTLAAFGTFGVGFLARPLGSAVFGHIGDRYGRRPVLLASLLLTGLATVAVGCVPTYASIGMAAPVLLLLLRFLQGLGLGGEWGGAVLLTAEHAPEGRRGLWASFPQIGPAVGFLLANGLMLTLSAALTDGQFRAWGWRVPFWAAGLLALAGLWLRSSVEETPQFRALAETGRRAEAPLTEVVRDHWRLLLLTGGALSVGYAVFYAVTTWSLAYATEHLGVHRTVMLACIMAAVALKGLATPLVALLGDRHGRRPLCLIGCAACALWMFPFVALLRTADPLLMTVGFVGALFGMVTMFAVVGAYLPELYAPRIRCTGAAVGYNLGGVLGGALTPIVATALADGNGPPWGVAVYLTGVALVSLACFALLPETNPLVVRVRRKGPRAGTGTGAAEAAAPV, from the coding sequence ATGCTGCGCCTCGCCTCGGCCTCGCTCGCCGGGACCGCCATCGAGTTCTACGACTTCTTCGTCTACGGGACGGCCGCCGCCCTCGTCCTCGGCCCGCTCTTCTTCCCGTCCTTCTCCCCGCTCGCCGGGACCCTCGCCGCCTTCGGCACCTTCGGCGTCGGCTTCCTCGCACGCCCGCTGGGTTCGGCGGTCTTCGGCCACATCGGCGACCGCTACGGCCGGCGCCCGGTGCTCCTCGCCTCCCTGCTGCTCACGGGTCTCGCCACCGTCGCCGTCGGCTGCGTGCCGACGTACGCCTCCATCGGCATGGCCGCCCCGGTACTCCTGCTCCTGCTGCGCTTCCTGCAAGGCCTCGGGCTCGGCGGCGAATGGGGCGGAGCGGTACTGCTGACCGCCGAACACGCCCCCGAGGGGCGGCGCGGCCTGTGGGCGAGCTTCCCGCAGATCGGCCCGGCGGTGGGGTTCCTGCTGGCCAACGGCCTGATGCTGACCCTGTCCGCCGCCCTGACCGACGGGCAGTTCCGGGCCTGGGGCTGGCGGGTGCCGTTCTGGGCGGCCGGGCTGCTGGCACTGGCCGGCCTGTGGCTGCGCAGCTCCGTGGAGGAGACCCCACAGTTCCGCGCGCTCGCCGAGACCGGCCGCCGGGCCGAGGCCCCGCTGACAGAGGTCGTACGGGACCACTGGCGGCTGCTCCTGCTCACCGGCGGGGCGCTCTCGGTGGGGTACGCCGTCTTCTACGCGGTCACCACCTGGTCCCTCGCGTACGCCACCGAACACCTCGGCGTGCACCGCACGGTGATGCTCGCCTGCATCATGGCCGCGGTCGCCCTCAAGGGCCTGGCGACCCCGCTGGTGGCGCTGCTCGGCGACCGCCACGGACGGCGCCCCCTGTGCCTGATCGGCTGCGCGGCCTGCGCGCTGTGGATGTTCCCGTTCGTGGCGCTGCTGCGCACGGCGGATCCGCTGCTGATGACGGTGGGGTTCGTCGGGGCGCTGTTCGGCATGGTGACGATGTTCGCGGTCGTGGGCGCGTACCTGCCGGAGCTGTACGCGCCGCGCATCCGGTGTACGGGCGCGGCCGTCGGCTACAACCTGGGCGGCGTGCTGGGCGGGGCGCTGACCCCGATCGTGGCGACGGCGCTGGCGGACGGCAACGGTCCGCCGTGGGGGGTCGCGGTGTACCTGACCGGGGTCGCCCTCGTCTCGCTGGCCTGCTTCGCGCTGCTGCCCGAGACGAATCCGCTGGTCGTACGGGTCCGCAGGAAGGGCCCGCGGGCGGGTACGGGAACGGGGGCGGCCGAAGCGGCCGCCCCCGTGTAG
- a CDS encoding TerC/Alx family metal homeostasis membrane protein codes for MEVSWTLWALTILGLSLLIGADFFIGRKPHDVSIKEAGTWTVVWIVLAGLFGLGLWFFGNGQASQEFFAGFITEKSLSVDNLFVFVLIMAKFAVPSHLQQRVLLVGVLIALVLRAVFIAAGAAIIASFAWVFYIFGAFLIYTAWKLIQEARKDEEEDEFEENRLLKSVEKKFGVADRYHGTKLFIQSNGKRVLTPLMVVMLAIGTTDVLFALDSIPAIFGLTQDPYIVFTANAFALMGLRQLYFLIGGLLKKLVHLSYGLSVILGFIGVKLVLHALHENGVHVPVISIPVSLGVICGVLVITTITSLMASKKRAAAEAAARPESIDA; via the coding sequence GTGGAAGTTTCCTGGACCCTGTGGGCGCTGACCATCCTTGGTCTGTCCCTCCTCATCGGCGCCGATTTCTTCATCGGCCGCAAACCGCACGACGTATCGATCAAGGAAGCGGGCACCTGGACGGTCGTCTGGATCGTCCTCGCCGGGCTGTTCGGCCTCGGTCTGTGGTTCTTCGGGAACGGCCAGGCCTCCCAGGAGTTCTTCGCGGGCTTCATCACCGAGAAGTCCCTGAGCGTGGACAACCTCTTCGTCTTCGTCCTGATCATGGCGAAGTTCGCGGTGCCCTCCCACCTCCAGCAGCGCGTACTGCTCGTGGGCGTGCTGATCGCCCTGGTCCTGCGCGCGGTCTTCATCGCGGCCGGCGCGGCGATCATCGCCAGCTTCGCCTGGGTCTTCTACATCTTCGGCGCGTTCCTGATCTACACCGCGTGGAAGCTGATCCAGGAGGCACGCAAGGACGAGGAGGAGGACGAGTTCGAGGAGAACCGTCTCCTCAAGTCCGTCGAGAAGAAGTTCGGCGTCGCCGACAGGTACCACGGCACCAAGCTCTTCATCCAGAGCAACGGCAAGCGCGTCCTGACCCCGCTGATGGTCGTCATGCTCGCCATCGGCACCACCGACGTGCTCTTCGCGCTGGACTCGATCCCCGCGATCTTCGGCCTCACCCAGGACCCGTACATCGTCTTCACCGCCAACGCCTTCGCCCTGATGGGTCTGCGCCAGCTGTACTTCCTCATCGGCGGCCTGCTCAAGAAGCTGGTCCACCTCAGCTACGGCCTGTCGGTCATCCTGGGCTTCATCGGCGTCAAGCTGGTGCTGCACGCGCTGCACGAGAACGGGGTGCACGTCCCGGTGATCTCGATCCCGGTCTCCCTGGGCGTCATCTGCGGTGTCCTGGTCATCACCACGATCACCAGCCTGATGGCCTCGAAGAAGCGGGCGGCGGCCGAGGCCGCCGCCCGCCCGGAGAGCATCGACGCGTAA
- the uvrA gene encoding excinuclease ABC subunit UvrA, producing MTDRLIVRGAREHNLKNVSLDLPRDSLIVFTGLSGSGKSSLAFDTIFAEGQRRYVESLSSYARQFLGQMDKPDVDFIEGLSPAVSIDQKSTSRNPRSTVGTITEVYDYLRLLFARIGKPHCPECRRPISRQSPQAIVDKVLALPEGSRFQVLSPLVRERKGEFVDLFADLQTKGYSRARVDGETIQLSEPPTLKKQEKHTIEVVIDRLTVKDSAKRRLTDSVETALGLSGGMVILDFVDLAEDDPERERMYSEHLYCPYDDLSFEELEPRSFSFNSPFGACPECTGIGTRMEVDPELIVPDEEKSLDEGAVSPWSLGHTKDYFQRLVGGLAGELGFRTDIPWAGLPVRAKKALLHGHKTQIEVRYRNRYGRERAYTTAFEGAVPFVKRRHSESESDASRERFEGYMREVPCPTCEGTRLKPIVLAVTVMEKSIAEVAAMSISECADFLGRMRLDARDKKIAERVLKEVNERLRFLVDVGLDYLSLNRAAGTLSGGEAQRIRLATQIGSGLVGVLYVLDEPSIGLHQRDNHRLIETLVRLRDMGNTLIVVEHDEDTIKVADWVVDIGPGAGEHGGKVVHSGSLKELLKNTDSMTGQYLSGKRSIAIPDVRRPVNGERKLTVHGAKENNLQDIDVAFPLGVLTAVTGVSGSGKSTLVNDILYTHLARELNGARSVPGRHTRVDGDDLVDKVVHVDQSPIGRTPRSNPATYTGVFDHVRKLFAETMEAKVRGYLPGRFSFNVKGGRCENCSGDGTIKIEMNFLPDVYVPCEVCHGDRYNRETLEVHYKGKSIAEVLNMPIEEALDFFEAVPTIARHLKTLNEVGLGYVRLGQSAPTLSGGEAQRVKLASELQKRSTGRTVYVLDEPTTGLHFEDISKLIKVLSGLVDKGNSVIVIEHNLDVIKTADWVIDMGPEGGYGGGLVVAEGTPEQVASVGASHTGKFLRDILGADRVSDAVVPPARAAAKKAPAKKAATAAAAKKAAPAKKTAARARKA from the coding sequence GTGACCGACCGTCTCATCGTTCGTGGCGCTCGCGAGCACAACCTCAAGAATGTCTCGCTCGACCTGCCCCGCGACTCACTCATCGTCTTCACCGGACTCTCCGGTTCGGGCAAGTCCTCCCTGGCCTTCGACACGATCTTCGCCGAGGGCCAGCGCCGCTACGTCGAGTCGCTCTCGTCCTACGCCCGCCAGTTCCTCGGGCAGATGGACAAGCCCGACGTCGACTTCATCGAGGGCCTCTCCCCGGCCGTCTCCATCGACCAGAAGTCGACCTCGCGCAACCCGCGCTCGACCGTGGGCACCATCACCGAGGTCTACGACTACCTGCGCCTCCTCTTCGCCCGCATCGGGAAGCCGCACTGTCCCGAGTGCCGCAGGCCGATCTCGCGCCAGTCGCCGCAGGCCATCGTCGACAAGGTGCTCGCGCTCCCCGAGGGCAGCCGCTTCCAGGTGCTCTCGCCGCTGGTGCGCGAGCGCAAGGGCGAGTTCGTCGACCTCTTCGCCGATCTGCAGACCAAGGGCTACAGCCGGGCGCGGGTGGACGGGGAGACCATCCAGCTCTCCGAGCCCCCGACGCTGAAGAAGCAGGAGAAGCACACCATCGAGGTGGTCATCGACCGCCTCACCGTCAAGGACAGCGCAAAGCGCCGGCTCACCGACTCGGTGGAGACCGCCCTCGGCCTCTCCGGCGGCATGGTCATCCTGGACTTCGTCGACCTCGCCGAGGACGACCCCGAGCGTGAGCGGATGTACTCCGAGCACCTCTACTGCCCGTACGACGACCTGTCCTTCGAGGAGCTGGAGCCGCGCTCCTTCTCCTTCAACTCGCCGTTCGGCGCCTGCCCCGAGTGCACCGGCATCGGTACGCGCATGGAGGTGGACCCGGAGCTGATCGTTCCGGACGAGGAGAAGTCCCTGGACGAGGGCGCGGTCTCGCCGTGGTCGCTCGGCCACACCAAGGACTACTTCCAGCGACTGGTCGGCGGGCTCGCCGGGGAACTGGGCTTCCGGACCGACATCCCGTGGGCCGGGCTGCCGGTGCGCGCGAAGAAGGCCCTGCTCCACGGGCACAAGACGCAGATCGAGGTCCGCTACCGCAACCGGTACGGGCGGGAGCGGGCGTACACCACGGCCTTCGAGGGCGCCGTGCCCTTCGTCAAGCGGCGGCACTCGGAGTCCGAGAGCGACGCCAGCCGCGAGCGCTTCGAGGGCTACATGCGCGAGGTGCCCTGCCCGACCTGTGAGGGCACCCGCCTCAAGCCGATCGTGCTCGCCGTGACGGTGATGGAGAAGTCCATCGCCGAGGTCGCCGCGATGTCGATCAGCGAGTGCGCGGACTTCCTCGGCCGGATGCGGCTCGACGCCCGCGACAAGAAGATCGCCGAGCGGGTCCTGAAGGAGGTCAACGAGCGGCTCCGCTTCCTCGTCGACGTCGGCCTGGACTACCTCTCGCTGAACCGCGCCGCCGGCACCCTGTCGGGCGGCGAGGCCCAGCGCATCCGCCTCGCGACGCAGATCGGCTCCGGCCTGGTCGGCGTGCTCTACGTGCTGGACGAACCCTCCATCGGCCTGCACCAGCGCGACAACCACCGGCTGATCGAGACGCTGGTGCGGCTGCGGGACATGGGCAACACGCTCATCGTGGTCGAGCACGACGAGGACACCATCAAGGTGGCCGACTGGGTCGTGGACATCGGCCCGGGCGCCGGCGAGCACGGCGGCAAGGTGGTGCACAGCGGTTCGCTGAAGGAGCTGCTGAAGAACACCGACTCGATGACCGGGCAGTACCTGTCCGGCAAGCGGTCCATCGCGATCCCGGACGTACGCCGTCCCGTGAACGGTGAGCGGAAGCTGACCGTGCACGGGGCCAAGGAGAACAACCTCCAGGACATCGACGTCGCTTTCCCGCTCGGCGTGCTCACGGCCGTCACGGGTGTGTCGGGCTCGGGCAAGTCGACCCTGGTCAACGACATCCTCTACACGCACCTGGCGCGCGAGCTCAACGGCGCCCGGTCGGTGCCGGGACGGCACACCCGGGTGGACGGCGACGACCTCGTCGACAAGGTCGTGCACGTCGACCAGTCGCCGATCGGCCGGACGCCGCGCTCCAACCCGGCGACGTACACGGGTGTCTTCGACCACGTGCGCAAGCTGTTCGCGGAGACGATGGAGGCGAAGGTGCGCGGCTACCTGCCGGGCCGCTTCTCCTTCAACGTGAAGGGCGGCCGGTGCGAGAACTGCTCCGGCGACGGCACGATCAAGATCGAGATGAACTTCCTGCCGGACGTCTACGTCCCGTGCGAGGTCTGCCACGGCGACCGGTACAACCGGGAGACGCTGGAGGTCCACTACAAGGGCAAGTCCATCGCGGAAGTCCTCAACATGCCGATCGAGGAGGCGCTGGACTTCTTCGAGGCGGTGCCGACGATCGCACGCCACCTGAAAACGCTGAATGAGGTCGGGCTGGGCTACGTCCGCCTCGGCCAGTCCGCGCCGACGCTGTCGGGTGGCGAGGCGCAGCGCGTGAAGCTGGCCTCGGAGCTCCAGAAGCGGTCGACGGGCCGGACGGTGTACGTGCTGGACGAGCCGACGACGGGTCTGCACTTCGAGGACATCTCGAAGCTGATCAAGGTGCTGTCGGGGCTGGTGGACAAGGGGAACTCGGTGATCGTCATCGAGCACAACCTGGACGTCATCAAGACCGCGGACTGGGTCATCGACATGGGCCCGGAAGGCGGATACGGCGGTGGCCTGGTGGTGGCCGAGGGCACGCCGGAGCAGGTCGCGTCGGTGGGCGCGAGCCACACGGGCAAGTTCCTGCGGGACATCCTGGGGGCGGACCGCGTCTCCGACGCGGTGGTGCCCCCGGCGAGGGCCGCGGCGAAGAAGGCCCCGGCCAAGAAGGCGGCCACGGCCGCTGCCGCGAAGAAGGCGGCCCCGGCCAAGAAGACGGCGGCGCGGGCCCGCAAGGCGTAG
- a CDS encoding NAD(P)-dependent oxidoreductase, with the protein MKITVFGATGGVGREVVRQALDAGHEVTAVVRDPARLPVPAHERLHVATVADVTDQEALLPVVSGQDAVVSALGAATNKQAKQTPIAGPALDAITSAMDRAGVRRLSAVSAAPVGRLPDGEGVFTRAVVYPLLRRLLRDVYADLADMEAAMGASGTQWTVIRPPMLQNKPHTGRYRRAIDGNVRGGRVIPRADVADALLASLTDPATAGHAVGVAS; encoded by the coding sequence ATGAAGATCACGGTGTTCGGTGCCACGGGCGGCGTCGGCCGCGAAGTCGTCCGGCAGGCACTCGACGCGGGGCACGAGGTGACCGCGGTGGTCCGCGACCCGGCCCGCCTGCCCGTTCCCGCCCACGAGCGGCTCCACGTGGCCACGGTGGCCGACGTGACCGACCAGGAGGCGCTGCTGCCGGTGGTGAGCGGCCAGGACGCGGTGGTCTCCGCACTGGGCGCGGCGACCAACAAGCAGGCCAAGCAGACTCCCATCGCGGGCCCGGCCCTCGACGCGATCACCTCGGCCATGGACCGGGCGGGCGTGCGGCGGCTGTCCGCCGTCAGCGCCGCTCCGGTCGGCCGGCTACCGGACGGCGAGGGGGTGTTCACCCGGGCCGTGGTCTACCCGCTGCTGCGCAGGCTGCTGCGGGACGTGTACGCGGACCTCGCGGACATGGAGGCGGCGATGGGGGCGAGCGGTACGCAATGGACGGTCATCCGCCCGCCGATGCTCCAGAACAAGCCCCACACCGGGAGGTACCGGCGCGCGATCGACGGCAACGTGCGGGGCGGCCGGGTCATCCCCCGCGCGGACGTCGCGGACGCCCTGCTGGCGAGCCTGACGGACCCGGCCACCGCCGGCCACGCGGTGGGCGTGGCGTCGTAG
- a CDS encoding maleylpyruvate isomerase family mycothiol-dependent enzyme gives MTDHVHDLRSVREATERLLTAVAKLDNAALAEESLLPGWSRGHILAHLARNADALVNVFEGRPMYESAEARDQDIERDAGRPLEEQLADLRDSGARFLATTEPDQDWSRTVELRNGVTDLAANVPFRRWVEVELHHVDLNIGYELSDLPDEFTDREIIFLADRWSGRPEVPPTALATGDGRGWRTGSAGDPAVTVSGTPAGLLAWLAGRGDKGASLTTSGGPLPGLPPL, from the coding sequence ATGACTGATCATGTGCACGACCTGCGATCTGTACGTGAAGCGACCGAACGGCTCCTGACCGCGGTCGCGAAGCTGGACAACGCCGCCCTCGCCGAGGAGTCACTGCTCCCCGGCTGGAGCCGGGGCCACATCCTGGCCCACCTCGCGCGCAACGCGGACGCCCTCGTCAACGTCTTCGAGGGGCGCCCGATGTACGAGAGCGCCGAAGCCCGCGACCAGGACATCGAGCGCGATGCGGGCCGACCCCTGGAAGAACAGCTGGCGGACCTCCGTGATTCCGGGGCCCGCTTCCTCGCCACCACGGAGCCCGACCAGGACTGGTCCCGCACCGTCGAGCTGCGCAACGGCGTCACCGATCTCGCCGCGAACGTGCCCTTCCGCCGCTGGGTCGAGGTCGAGCTGCACCACGTCGACCTGAACATCGGCTACGAGCTCTCCGATCTCCCGGACGAGTTCACCGACCGCGAGATCATCTTCCTCGCCGACCGCTGGTCGGGCCGGCCGGAGGTGCCGCCGACGGCCCTCGCCACGGGCGACGGGCGCGGCTGGCGCACCGGCTCGGCCGGGGACCCGGCCGTCACCGTGTCCGGCACCCCGGCCGGGCTGCTGGCCTGGCTGGCGGGCCGCGGCGACAAGGGCGCCTCCCTGACGACGAGCGGTGGCCCGCTCCCCGGGCTCCCCCCGCTCTAG
- a CDS encoding MBL fold metallo-hydrolase produces MTYTGEVKVGGPADVHELADLMISKVAVGPMNNNAYLLRCRATDEQLLIDAAADADTLLSLIGDDGIASVVTTHQHGDHWGALQAVVDATGAATYAGALDAEGIPVATDVLVADGDTVRVGRVELTARHLVGHTPGSIALIYDDPHGHPHVFTGDCLFPGGVGNTWGDPKAFATLIDDVQHKIFEQLPDEAWVYPGHGNDTTLGAERPHLTEWRERGW; encoded by the coding sequence ATGACGTACACCGGAGAGGTCAAGGTCGGCGGTCCGGCCGACGTGCACGAACTCGCGGACCTGATGATTTCCAAGGTCGCGGTGGGCCCGATGAACAACAACGCCTACCTGTTGCGCTGCCGGGCCACCGACGAGCAGCTGCTGATCGACGCGGCCGCGGACGCGGACACACTGCTGAGCCTGATCGGCGACGACGGCATCGCGTCGGTCGTCACCACCCACCAGCACGGAGACCACTGGGGCGCCCTCCAGGCCGTGGTCGACGCGACGGGGGCGGCCACCTACGCGGGCGCCCTCGACGCCGAGGGCATCCCGGTGGCGACCGACGTCCTGGTCGCGGACGGGGACACCGTGCGCGTCGGACGGGTGGAACTCACCGCCCGCCACCTCGTCGGTCACACCCCAGGCTCGATCGCGCTGATCTACGACGACCCGCACGGACACCCGCACGTCTTCACCGGGGACTGCCTCTTCCCCGGCGGCGTCGGCAACACGTGGGGTGACCCGAAGGCCTTCGCGACGCTGATCGACGACGTCCAGCACAAGATCTTCGAGCAGTTGCCGGACGAGGCCTGGGTGTATCCGGGGCACGGCAACGACACCACGCTCGGCGCCGAGCGTCCGCACCTCACGGAGTGGCGCGAGCGCGGCTGGTAG